The genome window AGACGCGCAACGTGCATGTCGAAAGCGTTTTGCGTCTCGCGGACCAGTGCGATCGGCTCGGTCGGCCGTCGCGCCTGTCTTTGGGACGACGCAAGGTCAAGACGCAGTGCGACGCCGCTTAAAGACCGGCTTGCTCCTCGCGGGCGTCGAATTGCTTTTCCTTTCCATCGGCGCTCGTGGGCAGGCGATTTCGCCCGACGCGTTGACGCACGCCTATCCGGATCAAATCGCCGGTCGCGACGACGCCGCGATCATCTTCCGCGACGGAACAAGACAAGATCTCTCCGACGGCAGGACCGACAAAAGCTTCGACGAGAAGCTGAAAAACGCCTCTCTCCTGGATCAGTTGAGCCTTCCCTATCCCAAGGGCGCGCTGACCAAGCCTCCCGGACCGCAGGACGATCCGGGGCGATTCCGCAACGCCGCCTTCTTCGACAAAATGTATGGGGATTGCGACAAGCGCGAAACGCAGAAGCATTTGACCGATATTCCCTGGTTCACCGGCAAGGTGCGAGTCACCACGATCAACGGCGTCGCCGAAAGACTGCGCGCGGTCGCCGCGGAAATCGACCGTCTGCCGCAGGACATCAAGCGTCATGCTTATCCGAGCGCCGGCGCCTTCAATTGCCGCGTTGTGAAGGACACCGGCAAACGCAGCATGCACGCCTATGGCGCGGCGATCGATCTCAACACCGACTTTTCTGATTATTGGCTCTGGCGCAAGGGCGGTTACCGCAATCGGATTCCCTACGAGATCGTGGAGATTTTCGAACGCCATGGGTTCATCTGGGGCGGCAAATGGGGCCATTTTGACACGATGCATTTCGAATATCGGCCGGAATTTTTTGACGCGCCGCCAGGCGGCGAAGAGAAAAAACGCGACGGAGATTGAAAAGAATGGCGTAGATCGTACGTACCCCCAATTACAGGAGGGGACTTCCGATGAGACCACAGAAGATTTTTACCGCGCTTAGCCTTATCGGCGCGATTGGCGCGGGATCGATGGAAGTCGCCGCGCCGACCCCGGCGGCGGCGCAGGATGCGGCTTATATGTCTTGCGAGGAACTCTGGTACGCGCGCAATCGGATTTACGCGCGTAACGGTCATTGCTTCAACACCGACCGGGCGCGGGCCGTCTTCGGCGCTGGCTGTTTTCCGCCGTACGGGCGACTGAGCGGCTGGGAGAAAAGCCGCGTCAACCAGCTTCAAATGTGGGAGCGCCGTAAGGGGTGCTGAGCCGCCGTGCGGCGGTTCAATCACCGTCGCCTCGACGAGCCTCGACGGAGCGCGCTTTTACGCTCGCGCAAATGGCGGATAGACTCGCCGCCGTCGACTGAACGCCTGCGCCGCACTTTCGTCGGGGGCTCGTCGTCAATTGCGCAGTTCCATTTATCGGAGGATTCGCCATGATCGCATACAAGACGGTTGGATTGGTCTTCTTATCCGCCCTCGCGCCGGCGGCGGCTCAATCGGGCGCGAGCAGCGGCTCGAGCGCGCTGGCGCTTTCGGCGATCGTCGGCGAAGTGTCGCCTCAAACGAGCGTCGCCGACAAGAGGCTGCTCGCGGCCTATTTCGCCGGACGCGCCGAAGCGCCGCACGCCAAGGGCCAGCGCGTCGCGGTGAAGGCCGACGCCATCGACTGCCGCGCCGGCAATGTGGACATCACGTCGCGCGCCTGCGAACTGACTTTCGGCGGCAAGAAGATCGAATTGAGCGGCCGCAAGGCGAACGAACTCTACGCGACCTTGATCGAGAATGGCGTCGTGGCGGAAGGCGCGGCGGGCTCTTCGCATGCGTCGATCACGGCGCTCGACTGCATCGTCGACGCCGATGAAGTCGCGGAGAAGGCCGGCGGCGGCGCGCGCTGCGCCTTCACGCCATAGAACGCGCTGCAAAAAATCGGGACCGGTTTTTCGCATGGAGCGCGCTCTGAACTTTTGAATCGATCACGTTACCTGAGTGGCGGACGCCCTTGTCTTTGGCGCGGCCTTGGTCGAGAAGACGAACTCAGCGACAGGAGTTCGATATGGCTGCGCCGGGCGTCACGGTCTTTGTTTGCGTCTCATGCCGCGACGGCGGCGACGCCGACATGCGTCCCGGCGCGCTTTTGCTGGAGGCGCTGCGCGCGCGCCTTACCGAGCGCAAACTCGATATCGCCGTCGAGCCGGTGGAATGCCTCGCGGTGTGCAAGCGCCCGGCGACGGTGGCCTTCGCCGGCGACGGCAAATGGACCTATGTGATCGGCGATCTCGACGGCGGCGTCCATGTCGACGAACTGATCGACTCGGCGCAAAGCTTCGCTGCGACCGACAACGGCATCGTCGCCTGGAAGGACCGGCCGGCGTGTTTCAAGAAGGGCGTGGTGTCGCGCACGCCGCCGCTTCGCTAAGGTTACTTCGCCGCTCGCGCCCGTTCGATCGCCTCGCTGATCAGCGCGCGCGCGTCGGCGGCGTCTCCCCAGCCCGCGATCTTGGCCCATTTGCCGGGCTCGAGATCCTTATAATGCACGAAGAAGTGCTCGATCCGTCGCCAGGTCATCTCCTGCAGGTCGGTGTAATTCTTGACGTCGATGTAGCGTTGCGTGAGTCGCGCCGACGGCACGGCGACGATCTTTTCGTCGCCGCCGGCCTCATCCGTCATGCGCAGCACGCCGATCGGCCTGACCGCGATGACGGCGCCCGGCGCCACGGGACGGGTGTTGGCGACCAGCACGTCGCAGGGATCGCCGTCGTCCGAAAGCGTATGCGGAATGAAGCCGTAATTGCCGGGATAGCGCATCGCCGTATAGAGGAACCGATCGACGAAGAGCGTGCCGGAAGCCTTGTCGAGCTCATATTTGATCGGCTCGCCGCCAAGCGGCACTTCGACGACGACATTGACTTCGTGCGGCGGGTTCGCGCCGATGGGAATGGCGTCGAGACGCATTCAAGTGCTCCGATTGCGATAGACCGCGCAGCCTGAACGGCCGGCGCAGCACTGGGTTATGTTGAGGAAGGTCGCGCGACGACTGGCGAGGATCGCGGCGCTCCGCGGTCTGTATCCTCACATTGCTTCGCGTTTATGTCGCCAAATTTTACTTACCGCACGGGCGC of Methylocystis sp. SC2 contains these proteins:
- a CDS encoding M15 family metallopeptidase → MRRRLKTGLLLAGVELLFLSIGARGQAISPDALTHAYPDQIAGRDDAAIIFRDGTRQDLSDGRTDKSFDEKLKNASLLDQLSLPYPKGALTKPPGPQDDPGRFRNAAFFDKMYGDCDKRETQKHLTDIPWFTGKVRVTTINGVAERLRAVAAEIDRLPQDIKRHAYPSAGAFNCRVVKDTGKRSMHAYGAAIDLNTDFSDYWLWRKGGYRNRIPYEIVEIFERHGFIWGGKWGHFDTMHFEYRPEFFDAPPGGEEKKRDGD
- a CDS encoding YARHG domain-containing protein yields the protein MRPQKIFTALSLIGAIGAGSMEVAAPTPAAAQDAAYMSCEELWYARNRIYARNGHCFNTDRARAVFGAGCFPPYGRLSGWEKSRVNQLQMWERRKGC
- a CDS encoding DUF1636 domain-containing protein; this encodes MAAPGVTVFVCVSCRDGGDADMRPGALLLEALRARLTERKLDIAVEPVECLAVCKRPATVAFAGDGKWTYVIGDLDGGVHVDELIDSAQSFAATDNGIVAWKDRPACFKKGVVSRTPPLR
- the ppa gene encoding inorganic diphosphatase, with translation MRLDAIPIGANPPHEVNVVVEVPLGGEPIKYELDKASGTLFVDRFLYTAMRYPGNYGFIPHTLSDDGDPCDVLVANTRPVAPGAVIAVRPIGVLRMTDEAGGDEKIVAVPSARLTQRYIDVKNYTDLQEMTWRRIEHFFVHYKDLEPGKWAKIAGWGDAADARALISEAIERARAAK